A single genomic interval of Blochmannia endosymbiont of Camponotus sp. C-003 harbors:
- a CDS encoding NupC/NupG family nucleoside CNT transporter has translation MVRILHFILGFSAIVTLSLLVSTNPKSIRIRFIVQLLIIEIFFGYVILHSQLGSSSVRKLCTLFNTLSMFASEGTNFVFGGMCAQGLATFFLNILCPIIFISALIGILQYTHILTFSIRIIGTILSKINGMGRLESFNAVSSLILGQSENFIVYKNIIEKISAPRMYTMAATAMSTVSLSIIGAYMTMLDPKYVVAALTLNMFSAFIILSLLNPYIVDKENDLDITNFYINNQNIFEIIGEYILIGLKIAVTVAAMLIGFIALISALNSTFKILFNISLQEILGYFFFPFAWVIGIPIDEILPVSSIMAIKLISNEFIAIINLQTIAGDLSPQTVGIVSVFLVSFSNFSSIGIVTGAIKALNEKQGNIITHYGLKLIYSSTLINMLSATIVGLVI, from the coding sequence GTGGTTCGCATTTTGCATTTTATCTTAGGATTTTCCGCAATAGTAACTCTGTCATTACTGGTAAGCACTAATCCAAAAAGTATTCGCATACGCTTCATTGTCCAACTATTAATAATAGAAATTTTTTTTGGGTATGTTATTTTACATTCCCAATTAGGATCTTCTTCTGTAAGAAAATTATGTACTTTATTTAATACACTATCGATGTTTGCATCAGAAGGAACAAATTTTGTGTTTGGAGGTATGTGCGCGCAAGGATTAGCTACTTTTTTCTTAAATATATTATGTCCAATAATTTTTATTTCCGCTTTAATTGGTATTTTACAATATACTCATATTTTAACATTTTCTATTCGAATAATCGGAACTATTCTGTCTAAAATCAATGGAATGGGAAGGCTAGAATCCTTCAATGCTGTTAGTTCATTGATCTTAGGGCAATCTGAAAATTTTATAGTATACAAAAATATTATAGAAAAAATATCTGCACCACGAATGTATACCATGGCGGCAACTGCCATGTCCACTGTGTCTCTCTCCATAATTGGAGCTTATATGACCATGTTAGATCCAAAATATGTTGTAGCGGCATTAACATTAAATATGTTTAGCGCTTTTATCATACTATCATTACTTAATCCTTACATAGTAGACAAAGAAAATGACCTAGATATCACCAATTTCTACATTAATAATCAAAATATTTTCGAAATTATAGGAGAATATATTTTAATTGGACTCAAAATAGCTGTTACTGTTGCCGCAATGTTGATAGGATTTATTGCGCTTATTTCTGCTCTTAATTCAACATTTAAAATATTGTTTAATATATCTTTACAAGAAATTTTAGGATACTTTTTTTTTCCTTTTGCTTGGGTTATAGGTATACCTATTGATGAAATACTACCAGTCAGCAGTATTATGGCAATTAAATTAATTTCTAATGAATTTATTGCGATTATCAATTTACAAACAATTGCTGGTGATTTATCACCCCAAACTGTAGGAATAGTATCAGTGTTCTTGGTTTCATTTTCTAATTTCTCATCTATTGGTATTGTTACAGGTGCTATTAAAGCATTGAATGAAAAACAGGGTAATATAATTACACATTACGGATTAAAACTAATATATAGCTCTACGCTCATCAATATGCTATCCGCCACAATAGTTGGTTTAGTTATATGA
- the cysT gene encoding sulfate/thiosulfate ABC transporter permease CysT: protein MLFFSAKRTLPGFGMALGGSLLFVCLILLLPLSALIMQLSQMSFSQYWDIITDPELLVSYKITLLSAGSATLFNAIFGMLVSWVITRYQFPGQKLLDALIDLPFALPTAVAGLTLATLFSTSGWYGMWLYRVGITVSYTWIGISIAMIFTSIPFVVRTVQPVLEEFTIDYEEAAETLGADHWQIFCNVIFPELAPAWLYGVALSFIRSLGEFGAVIFIAGNVAWKNEVISLIIFIRLQEFDYPAASAIASVILIISLLLLCFTSMFQLRINQRFKGS, encoded by the coding sequence ATGTTATTTTTTTCAGCTAAACGTACGTTACCTGGATTTGGAATGGCACTGGGCGGAAGTTTATTATTTGTTTGTTTGATTCTATTATTACCTTTGAGCGCGTTGATTATGCAATTATCTCAGATGAGTTTTTCTCAATATTGGGATATAATTACAGATCCAGAATTATTAGTTTCTTATAAAATCACTTTATTATCTGCTGGGTCAGCGACATTATTTAATGCTATATTTGGAATGTTAGTATCATGGGTAATAACTAGATATCAATTTCCTGGTCAGAAATTATTAGATGCATTAATAGATTTACCTTTTGCTTTACCTACCGCGGTGGCAGGACTAACTTTGGCAACATTGTTTTCAACATCAGGTTGGTACGGAATGTGGTTATACCGAGTTGGCATCACAGTATCGTATACGTGGATAGGAATATCCATTGCTATGATTTTTACAAGTATTCCATTTGTAGTACGGACTGTACAACCCGTTTTAGAAGAATTTACTATAGATTATGAAGAAGCAGCAGAAACTCTTGGAGCTGATCATTGGCAAATTTTTTGTAATGTAATTTTTCCGGAATTGGCACCAGCTTGGTTGTATGGTGTAGCGTTGTCTTTCATCCGAAGTTTAGGTGAATTTGGTGCAGTTATCTTTATAGCTGGAAATGTTGCTTGGAAGAATGAAGTTATTTCTTTAATTATTTTTATTCGTTTACAGGAATTTGATTACCCGGCAGCCAGCGCTATTGCTTCTGTAATTTTAATTATTTCTTTATTGTTGTTGTGTTTTACTAGTATGTTTCAATTACGAATAAACCAGAGGTTTAAAGGATCTTGA
- a CDS encoding HPr family phosphocarrier protein → MYQKETIITASNGLHTRPATQFVKAAKKFNSEITVISNGKKASAKSLFKLQTLGLSKGSTVIISADGTDAEKAVQHLIKFITELK, encoded by the coding sequence ATGTATCAAAAAGAAACTATAATCACTGCTTCTAATGGTTTACATACCCGTCCAGCTACTCAATTTGTAAAAGCAGCAAAAAAATTTAATTCTGAAATTACAGTAATCTCTAACGGAAAAAAAGCAAGTGCTAAAAGTTTGTTTAAACTACAAACACTCGGTTTAAGCAAAGGCTCCACAGTTATCATTTCTGCCGATGGTACAGATGCAGAAAAAGCAGTGCAACATTTAATCAAGTTTATTACTGAGCTTAAATAA
- the cysA gene encoding sulfate/thiosulfate ABC transporter ATP-binding protein CysA, whose protein sequence is MSIEIDGITKFFGHDKILTNVSLHIESGEIIALLGPSGSGKTTLLRIIAGLEHYNSGCVRFRGKDVSHLSARDRHVGFVFQNYALFRHMTVSDNISFGIRMLPRHKRPSVHIINKKVTQLLRMIQLECLANRYPTQLSGGQKQRVALARSLAIEPEILLLDEPFGALDTQVRKELRRWLRKLHNEFKFTSVFVTHDQEEAMEVANRIVVMNRGVIEQIGTPTDIWCVPATRFVLEFISEVNCLQGVVCGSELFIGSYHWSLPYIPDLQGKVELFFRPWEMDISKENNVLYPLPAKIVNVSLHGYYWQLSVEPLGWHQDLLTIILGIKDIFGVPECGSHCYLSGRNARLYSGEIVL, encoded by the coding sequence ATGAGTATTGAAATAGATGGAATTACCAAATTTTTTGGTCATGATAAAATATTGACTAATGTTTCTTTGCATATTGAATCTGGAGAAATAATAGCGTTATTAGGACCATCCGGTTCTGGAAAAACAACATTACTACGTATTATTGCTGGGTTAGAACATTATAATAGTGGTTGTGTGCGTTTTAGAGGTAAAGATGTCAGTCATCTTAGCGCTCGTGATCGTCATGTTGGTTTTGTTTTTCAAAATTATGCTTTATTTCGTCATATGACAGTATCAGATAATATTTCTTTTGGAATAAGAATGCTCCCACGTCATAAACGCCCAAGTGTTCATATAATTAATAAAAAAGTTACACAATTATTAAGAATGATTCAATTAGAATGTTTAGCAAATAGATATCCCACTCAACTTTCTGGAGGTCAAAAGCAACGTGTAGCTTTAGCTCGTTCTTTAGCAATTGAACCAGAAATTTTGTTATTAGATGAACCATTTGGTGCGTTAGATACACAAGTGAGAAAAGAATTGCGTCGTTGGCTTCGCAAGTTGCATAATGAATTTAAATTTACTAGTGTTTTTGTGACGCATGATCAAGAAGAAGCTATGGAAGTTGCTAATAGGATAGTAGTCATGAATCGAGGAGTTATTGAGCAGATAGGTACACCTACAGACATTTGGTGTGTTCCGGCTACTCGTTTTGTTTTAGAGTTTATAAGCGAAGTTAATTGTTTACAGGGGGTAGTGTGTGGATCAGAGTTATTTATTGGATCTTATCATTGGTCTTTACCGTATATTCCGGATTTACAAGGAAAAGTAGAGTTATTTTTTCGTCCATGGGAAATGGATATAAGTAAAGAAAATAATGTGCTTTATCCGTTACCAGCTAAGATTGTTAATGTTAGTTTGCATGGTTATTATTGGCAATTGAGTGTGGAGCCTTTAGGGTGGCATCAAGATTTATTGACTATAATTTTAGGGATTAAAGATATTTTTGGTGTTCCAGAGTGTGGTTCACATTGTTATTTAAGTGGTCGTAATGCACGATTATATTCAGGAGAGATAGTATTATAA
- the gltX gene encoding glutamate--tRNA ligase, producing the protein MHIKTRFAPSPTGDIHIGSIRTALYSWLFTRKQGGKFLLRIEDSDAQRSIDDSVELILTGMNWLNLNWDEGPYFQTDRLSRYNSIITYMIQHGMAYKCYCSSERLELLRSNQIKNGEKPKYDGYCRFTSSTAAYNACVNSYVVRFCNPQEGIVTFHDQIRGTITFDNKELDDLIIRRSDGSPTYNFCVVIDDMDMQITHIIRGEEHINNTPRQINILQALKAPIPTYAHVSMILDNNLKKLSKRCGAWGIMQYRNDGFLPEAILNYLVRLGWSHGDQEVFTLEQMKKYFDLSKISKSPSILNTEKLLWLNHHYINHLPIDYVASHLLWHMRQQKIDIQNGPKLTDIIKLFAKRSRTLKEIANNCRYLYTDFDIFDNKVAKIYLTPIMIMPLKFLRKKFSITVDWTPEIVKSIIIETVNEFNTSIDKIGMPLRVALTGTVCSPTLSIIIHTIGRFRVLKRIDQAVRYISTLYCYR; encoded by the coding sequence ATGCATATTAAAACTCGATTCGCACCTAGTCCTACAGGTGATATACATATTGGGAGTATTCGTACTGCTTTGTATTCTTGGTTATTTACTCGAAAGCAAGGTGGTAAATTTTTATTACGTATAGAAGATTCTGATGCACAACGCTCTATAGATGACTCAGTTGAGCTTATTCTTACAGGAATGAATTGGCTTAATTTAAATTGGGATGAAGGTCCATATTTTCAAACTGATAGGTTAAGCCGTTATAATAGTATAATAACTTATATGATTCAACATGGTATGGCTTATAAATGTTATTGTTCATCAGAAAGGTTAGAATTATTGCGATCAAATCAAATAAAAAATGGAGAAAAACCTAAATATGATGGTTATTGTCGTTTTACATCATCTACAGCTGCATATAATGCTTGCGTTAATTCTTATGTGGTACGTTTTTGTAATCCTCAGGAAGGGATAGTAACATTCCATGATCAAATTAGAGGTACAATTACATTTGACAATAAAGAGTTAGATGATCTAATTATTCGTCGATCTGATGGATCTCCAACATATAATTTTTGTGTTGTAATAGATGATATGGATATGCAAATTACCCATATCATACGAGGTGAAGAACATATTAACAATACTCCGCGTCAGATTAATATTTTACAAGCATTGAAAGCTCCAATACCAACGTATGCTCATGTGTCAATGATATTAGATAATAATTTAAAAAAACTATCAAAACGCTGTGGAGCGTGGGGTATTATGCAATATCGTAATGATGGGTTTCTCCCTGAAGCAATACTGAATTATTTAGTAAGGTTAGGATGGTCTCATGGAGATCAAGAAGTTTTTACTCTGGAACAGATGAAAAAATATTTTGATTTGAGCAAGATTAGTAAATCTCCTAGTATTTTAAATACTGAAAAATTACTTTGGTTGAATCATCATTATATTAATCATTTACCAATAGACTATGTAGCTTCACATTTATTATGGCATATGCGTCAACAAAAAATCGATATACAAAATGGCCCTAAATTGACTGATATAATAAAATTATTTGCAAAACGTTCACGTACATTAAAAGAAATTGCAAATAATTGTCGTTATTTGTATACAGATTTTGATATATTTGATAATAAGGTAGCAAAGATCTATTTAACACCTATTATGATAATGCCACTAAAATTTTTAAGAAAAAAATTCAGTATTACAGTTGATTGGACGCCAGAGATTGTTAAATCTATAATTATAGAAACCGTCAATGAATTTAATACTAGCATAGATAAAATAGGTATGCCTCTTCGTGTAGCATTAACTGGAACAGTTTGTTCTCCAACACTTAGCATCATTATACATACTATTGGGCGGTTTCGTGTATTGAAGCGTATTGATCAGGCTGTACGCTATATTTCAACATTGTATTGTTATAGGTAA
- the ligA gene encoding NAD-dependent DNA ligase LigA: protein MKFVKKKIQNLRKKLRHWEYVYYTKNESVVSDATYDAMLSKLNQLEQMYPNLMTENSPTQRVGGISQYNFKKIHHKVPMLSLNSIVESLQLLSFDKRIKIKLHDNHMMLYCCELKIDGVAVSLLYKNGKLVYAATRGDGKIGEDVTKNICTIRSVPIHLQIDVNNKYGTLPYLLEIRGEVFISKLCFLKLNKITIQQGDKPFSNARNAASGSLRQLDPGVTATRPLSFYCHGISNYAGEEALPDSHWERLKLCKNWGLPISNCVRLIRGANKVLEYYSYIKTIRSNLEFNIDGIVIKVNSCAYQSKLGCGSKAPNWAIAYKFPSEISSTKVENVIFQVGRTGIITPIACLEPIVISDVVIKKVNMHNMNEVKRLGLMIGDTVRVQRSGDVIPKIVGVVFSERTDHVKTIELPRFCPVCGSRIKTWRNQSVLRCTAGLACLAQRKAALEHFVSRKAMNIYGMGNKIIDQLVNQGLIFTSSDLFRLNKNKLLCLDGFSLENIERLLRSIEDSKKITLARFIYALGIYGVGETVANNLAVVYQTIGNLVAADLQSLSHLKYIGPIVANNIYHFFRNPDNLKNVQDLIDPSIGIQLNTIV, encoded by the coding sequence ATGAAATTTGTTAAAAAAAAAATACAAAACTTAAGAAAAAAATTACGTCATTGGGAATATGTATATTATACAAAAAATGAATCTGTAGTATCTGATGCAACGTATGATGCGATGTTATCAAAATTAAATCAGTTAGAACAAATGTATCCGAATTTAATGACAGAAAATTCTCCGACCCAACGTGTAGGAGGTATATCTCAATATAATTTTAAAAAAATACATCATAAGGTACCAATGTTATCTTTAAATAGTATCGTTGAATCACTTCAATTGTTATCATTCGATAAACGAATAAAGATAAAACTTCATGATAATCATATGATGTTATATTGTTGTGAATTAAAAATAGATGGGGTGGCAGTTAGTTTATTGTATAAAAATGGGAAATTAGTTTACGCAGCAACTCGAGGTGATGGTAAAATTGGAGAGGATGTTACCAAGAACATATGTACTATTCGTTCAGTACCTATTCATTTACAAATTGATGTTAATAACAAATATGGTACGTTACCATATTTGTTAGAAATTAGAGGAGAAGTATTTATATCTAAATTATGTTTTTTAAAATTGAATAAAATAACGATACAGCAAGGTGATAAACCTTTTTCTAACGCGAGAAATGCTGCTTCTGGTTCGTTACGTCAGCTAGATCCTGGTGTTACAGCTACACGTCCGTTGAGTTTTTATTGTCATGGTATTAGTAATTATGCTGGAGAAGAGGCATTACCAGATAGTCATTGGGAACGATTAAAATTATGTAAAAATTGGGGTTTACCAATTAGTAATTGTGTTCGTTTAATCAGAGGAGCTAATAAAGTATTAGAATATTATTCTTATATAAAAACAATACGATCCAATTTGGAATTTAATATTGATGGAATAGTTATTAAAGTGAATAGTTGTGCATATCAAAGTAAATTAGGTTGTGGATCAAAAGCACCTAATTGGGCTATTGCTTATAAATTTCCTTCGGAAATAAGTTCTACTAAAGTAGAGAATGTAATTTTCCAAGTTGGACGAACGGGTATTATTACTCCAATAGCTTGTTTAGAACCTATTGTAATTTCTGATGTTGTAATCAAAAAAGTAAACATGCATAACATGAATGAAGTTAAGCGACTTGGATTAATGATTGGTGATACAGTGCGTGTACAAAGATCTGGTGACGTGATTCCTAAAATTGTAGGAGTAGTTTTTTCAGAACGCACTGATCATGTAAAAACTATAGAGTTACCGCGATTTTGTCCGGTATGCGGGTCTCGTATTAAAACATGGCGCAATCAATCAGTTTTGCGCTGTACGGCTGGATTAGCGTGTCTTGCTCAAAGAAAGGCAGCACTTGAACATTTTGTTTCTAGAAAAGCAATGAACATTTACGGAATGGGAAATAAAATTATTGATCAATTAGTGAACCAGGGTTTAATATTTACTTCATCTGATCTTTTTCGTTTAAATAAAAATAAGTTACTTTGTCTAGATGGATTTAGTTTGGAAAACATTGAACGTTTATTAAGGTCTATCGAGGATTCTAAAAAAATTACTTTGGCTCGTTTTATATATGCATTGGGTATTTATGGTGTAGGTGAAACAGTAGCTAATAATTTAGCTGTTGTGTATCAAACCATAGGAAATTTAGTTGCGGCTGATTTACAATCATTATCACATTTAAAATATATAGGGCCAATTGTAGCGAATAACATATATCATTTTTTTAGAAATCCAGATAACTTAAAAAATGTTCAAGATTTAATTGATCCTTCTATTGGTATTCAGTTAAATACTATCGTATGA
- the ptsI gene encoding phosphoenolpyruvate-protein phosphotransferase PtsI translates to MISGISVSPGIAFGKALLLQEKKILINLEKINIGTIEQEINRFLSGRAETSRQLKEIKNKVKKQLDSKKEAIFEGHIILLEDEELEQDIITLIKEELFSADAAVHSVIETQAKALEQLEDEYLKERATDVRDIGNRLLKNILGIPIIDLNAITEEVIIIAVDLSPSETAQLNLKKVLGFITDAGGKTSHTSIMARSLELPAIVGTGIITKRVSNGDFVILDALNNKIYINPTPNIIKNINILQKKYITEKHELTKLKNLPAITLDRHQVRICANIGTIHDIVRAKENGAEGIGLYRTEFLFMNRNSLPTEEEQFKAYKHAAESMINEAIVIRVMDIGGDKNLPYMHLPIEENPFLGWRAIRIMLDRKDILHTQLRAILRASFFGKLRIMYPMIISVEEVKTLNTELNFLKTQLRKEGKKFDENIKVGVMIETPASAIIAHHLAKEVDFFSIGTNDLTQYTLAVDRGNKLISHLYNPISPSILILIKKVIEASHAVGKWTAMCGEMAGDERTTLLLLGMGLDEFSMSSISIPQIKNIIRNSYYHDAKKIAQKALNYSTTESLMHLLMHTRVSNNTQKL, encoded by the coding sequence ATGATTTCAGGAATCTCAGTATCACCTGGCATCGCCTTCGGAAAAGCGTTGCTATTACAAGAAAAAAAAATCCTCATTAATTTAGAAAAAATCAATATTGGAACCATTGAACAAGAAATCAATCGATTTCTTTCAGGACGTGCTGAAACTTCCAGGCAATTAAAAGAAATTAAAAACAAAGTAAAAAAACAATTAGACTCTAAAAAAGAAGCTATATTTGAAGGTCATATTATCTTACTAGAAGATGAAGAGCTCGAACAAGATATTATTACTCTTATTAAAGAAGAATTATTCAGCGCTGATGCCGCCGTACATTCAGTAATCGAAACCCAAGCAAAAGCTTTAGAACAATTAGAAGATGAATATTTAAAAGAACGTGCTACTGATGTACGAGATATTGGAAATCGTTTATTAAAAAATATTCTAGGAATTCCAATTATTGACTTAAATGCTATTACTGAAGAAGTAATCATTATTGCGGTAGATTTGAGCCCATCAGAAACTGCTCAATTAAATTTAAAAAAAGTTTTAGGATTTATTACTGATGCTGGTGGAAAAACTTCACACACCTCCATTATGGCACGTTCTTTAGAATTACCAGCCATCGTAGGAACCGGTATAATTACAAAAAGAGTTTCCAATGGGGACTTTGTAATACTCGATGCCTTAAATAACAAAATTTATATCAATCCAACCCCAAACATCATTAAAAATATAAATATATTACAAAAAAAATATATTACTGAAAAACATGAACTAACCAAATTAAAAAATCTCCCAGCTATTACTCTCGACAGACATCAAGTACGAATATGCGCTAATATCGGTACAATACACGATATAGTTAGAGCTAAAGAAAATGGAGCTGAAGGTATAGGATTATATAGAACTGAATTTTTATTTATGAATCGCAATTCATTGCCCACAGAAGAGGAACAATTTAAAGCCTATAAACATGCAGCTGAATCAATGATTAACGAAGCTATAGTCATACGTGTTATGGATATTGGAGGTGATAAAAATTTACCTTACATGCATCTTCCAATCGAAGAAAATCCATTTCTTGGATGGCGCGCTATTCGCATTATGTTGGACAGAAAAGATATACTACATACTCAATTACGTGCTATCTTGAGAGCTTCTTTTTTTGGTAAATTGCGAATCATGTATCCCATGATTATTTCAGTAGAAGAAGTAAAAACTTTAAATACAGAATTAAATTTTTTAAAAACACAACTTCGAAAAGAAGGGAAAAAATTTGACGAAAATATTAAAGTAGGAGTCATGATAGAAACTCCTGCTTCTGCGATTATCGCTCATCACTTAGCTAAAGAAGTAGATTTTTTCAGCATCGGCACTAACGATTTAACTCAATATACTCTTGCAGTGGATCGCGGCAACAAATTAATATCTCATCTATATAACCCCATATCTCCGTCTATTTTAATATTAATTAAAAAAGTAATCGAAGCTTCACATGCTGTAGGGAAATGGACAGCTATGTGCGGAGAAATGGCAGGAGATGAACGTACTACTCTGTTATTACTAGGAATGGGGTTAGATGAATTTAGCATGAGCTCCATATCTATTCCACAGATAAAAAATATAATTCGAAATTCATATTATCATGATGCAAAAAAAATAGCACAAAAAGCATTAAATTATTCAACCACAGAATCATTAATGCATTTACTTATGCATACACGTGTATCAAATAATACACAAAAATTATAA
- a CDS encoding sulfate ABC transporter permease, giving the protein MIISTLSHYVNRHYNSNYNCNIRWNQWILISFTLFISMMLLLVPLIVIFVSAFSEGLKTVIINLTNQDMIHAVFLTVIVALFTVPINVFFGILMAWLITRFQFYGRQLLYIFINIPIAVSPVIAGLLYLLFYSNNNIIANWLDLNNIQIIFTWVGLVLVTIFVTCPFVVHELVPMMINQGKQEDEAAILLGASGWMMFRYVTFPNIRWALLYGAILTNARAIGEFGAVSIVSGLIRGETYTVSLYVELLYQDYNTVGAFVAASLLACISIFMLFIKHYLQSRLKRID; this is encoded by the coding sequence ATGATAATAAGCACGTTGAGTCATTACGTCAATAGACATTACAACAGTAATTATAACTGTAATATTAGGTGGAATCAATGGATTCTAATTAGTTTTACTTTGTTTATATCAATGATGTTATTGTTAGTTCCTTTAATTGTAATTTTTGTATCTGCTTTTTCAGAAGGTCTAAAAACAGTAATCATAAATCTAACAAATCAAGATATGATACATGCTGTTTTTTTGACAGTTATTGTAGCGCTATTTACGGTACCGATTAATGTATTTTTTGGTATATTAATGGCTTGGTTGATAACTCGTTTTCAATTTTATGGAAGACAGTTGTTGTATATTTTTATAAATATACCCATTGCTGTTTCTCCAGTAATTGCTGGATTATTGTATTTATTGTTTTATTCAAATAATAATATAATAGCAAATTGGCTTGATTTGAATAATATACAAATAATATTTACATGGGTAGGATTAGTATTAGTTACTATTTTTGTTACTTGTCCTTTTGTTGTACACGAGCTTGTTCCTATGATGATAAATCAAGGAAAACAGGAAGACGAGGCAGCGATACTTCTTGGAGCATCTGGTTGGATGATGTTTCGTTATGTTACTTTTCCGAATATTCGTTGGGCATTATTATATGGTGCTATTCTTACTAATGCTCGTGCTATTGGGGAATTTGGAGCGGTATCTATAGTATCAGGATTAATACGAGGTGAAACATATACTGTGTCGTTATATGTAGAATTATTATATCAAGATTATAATACTGTAGGTGCATTTGTTGCGGCGTCATTATTAGCTTGTATATCAATTTTTATGTTATTTATTAAACATTATTTACAAAGTCGTTTAAAACGTATTGATTAA
- the cysK gene encoding cysteine synthase A, producing the protein MYKIYQDNSYTIGHTPLVRLNNIGNGYIAVKIESRNPSFSVKCRIGANMIWDAEKRNLLKLDTRLIEATSGNTGIALAYVAAARNYKLTLTMPDTMSIERIKLIKALGAEIILTRGHDGMKGAIAKAKEIVSSDPKHYVLLQQFSNPANPEIHEKTTGPEIWNDSDGQIDVFVAGVGTGGTITGVGRFLKRTQKNKKIIIVAVEPEDSPIITQTLSGQNIKPAPHKIQGIGAGFIPKNLDLTLIDHVETVNIDAAISYAKHLMEKEGILAGISSGAALAAAIQLQKNKSYATKNIVVILPSSGERYLSTVLFSKL; encoded by the coding sequence ATGTATAAAATCTACCAAGATAACTCTTATACTATTGGTCATACTCCATTAGTTCGTCTTAATAATATTGGAAATGGTTATATTGCGGTTAAAATTGAATCTAGAAATCCTAGCTTTAGTGTTAAATGTCGTATTGGCGCTAATATGATTTGGGATGCAGAAAAAAGAAATTTATTAAAATTGGATACGAGACTTATAGAAGCAACAAGTGGTAACACTGGAATTGCTCTAGCCTACGTAGCAGCTGCACGAAATTATAAATTAACTTTGACCATGCCGGATACCATGAGCATTGAACGTATTAAATTAATAAAAGCTTTAGGAGCTGAAATTATATTGACAAGAGGACATGATGGAATGAAAGGAGCTATTGCTAAAGCAAAAGAGATCGTTTCTTCTGATCCTAAACATTATGTATTATTACAACAATTTAGCAATCCTGCAAATCCAGAAATTCATGAAAAAACCACAGGACCTGAAATTTGGAATGACTCGGATGGACAAATAGATGTATTTGTAGCCGGAGTTGGTACAGGAGGTACTATCACCGGAGTTGGACGATTTTTAAAACGTACACAAAAAAATAAAAAAATTATTATTGTAGCAGTAGAACCAGAAGACTCTCCAATCATTACCCAAACATTATCTGGTCAAAATATAAAACCAGCGCCACACAAAATTCAAGGTATTGGTGCTGGTTTTATCCCAAAAAATCTCGACTTAACTTTAATTGATCATGTAGAAACAGTAAACATAGATGCAGCTATTAGCTACGCTAAGCATTTAATGGAAAAAGAAGGAATTTTAGCTGGAATTTCTTCAGGAGCCGCATTAGCAGCAGCGATACAATTACAAAAAAATAAGTCCTATGCTACTAAAAATATAGTAGTTATACTTCCATCATCTGGTGAACGATATTTAAGTACCGTATTATTTTCAAAGTTATAA